A genomic region of Rhodococcus pyridinivorans contains the following coding sequences:
- a CDS encoding MCE family protein, with protein MSTTAKTWTIRGFVIVVVLALCAAGLWYVVGPDRTRTIVAQFASVNGIYPGSSVAVLGMPVGTVEEVKSAGRVVEVRMSIPRDIVLPAEVSAFVMNPSVISDRFVELGPAYREGPTFEDGHVIPVERSHAPINWDELLENVDVLATALGPEGGEIGRTLEVAADATDGMGEEMNRAITALSQATAVVGVKSEDIGQVVDDLAVALAAIESREGDLSELVRGMGELGEELQRQNLDVAGPVDQLAAILDRLDVLLADRGGDIDRIMANARTLTDTFAAHEVGFAEIFDVLPLTAQNIDNAIGENGRARIRLSVSTQIGQFPRARELCEREPLPLCTGAGFTNPITVPFDLADPLQDLVPESLDRALNQGGTR; from the coding sequence TTGAGTACCACCGCGAAGACCTGGACCATCCGTGGATTCGTGATCGTCGTCGTGCTCGCGCTCTGCGCGGCGGGGCTCTGGTACGTGGTGGGCCCGGACCGCACTCGCACGATCGTGGCGCAGTTCGCGTCGGTCAACGGCATCTATCCCGGCAGCAGCGTCGCGGTGCTCGGTATGCCGGTGGGCACGGTCGAGGAGGTGAAATCCGCCGGTCGCGTCGTCGAGGTACGCATGAGCATTCCTCGCGACATCGTCCTGCCGGCGGAAGTGTCGGCCTTCGTGATGAATCCGTCCGTCATCAGCGACCGTTTCGTCGAGCTCGGGCCGGCCTACCGGGAGGGACCGACCTTCGAGGACGGTCACGTCATCCCCGTCGAACGTAGTCACGCCCCGATCAACTGGGACGAGCTGCTCGAGAACGTCGATGTGCTGGCCACCGCACTCGGTCCGGAGGGCGGGGAGATCGGCCGCACGCTGGAGGTCGCCGCCGACGCGACCGACGGGATGGGCGAGGAGATGAATCGTGCCATCACAGCGCTGAGCCAGGCCACCGCGGTGGTGGGCGTGAAGTCCGAGGACATCGGGCAGGTCGTCGACGATCTCGCCGTCGCCCTGGCAGCGATCGAGTCCCGCGAAGGCGACCTGTCCGAACTCGTCCGGGGAATGGGGGAACTCGGGGAAGAACTGCAGCGGCAGAATCTCGACGTCGCCGGGCCGGTCGATCAGCTCGCGGCGATCCTCGACCGGCTCGACGTTCTGCTCGCCGACCGCGGAGGCGACATCGACCGGATCATGGCGAACGCCCGCACGCTGACCGACACCTTCGCCGCGCACGAGGTGGGCTTCGCCGAGATCTTCGATGTTCTGCCGCTCACCGCACAGAACATCGACAACGCGATCGGCGAGAACGGACGTGCCCGGATCCGTCTGAGCGTGTCGACACAGATCGGCCAGTTCCCCCGGGCGCGAGAACTGTGCGAACGCGAGCCGCTGCCGCTGTGTACGGGAGCGGGATTCACCAATCCGATCACGGTGCCCTTCGACCTGGCCGACCCGTTGCAGGATCTCGTCCCGGAATCGCTCGACCGGGCGCTGAATCAGGGAGGGACGCGGTGA
- a CDS encoding MCE family protein — protein sequence MNIVRKSKDAVAAIFSGRHDRNADPIALGIVGMVLVAVIMLVAVSLPRVSYLIRTGSYTAEFANAAGLAPNDPVYVAGVPAGRVETMELAGDRVLVKFRVDRGQDLGDRTAAEVKLRTILGKRYLSVTPAGAGELTGDRIPLSRTTVPYSLDELTTDAQRIAEGLDVDALEAMMKTLTETMPTNSEQVSDTLAGVEATSRMIVRNDERITSLLRSAKSLSSIVGEQSEDVARLAGNSTAVVSILAARKEALVLLVDDLRQLLTTAESFLADNSADIDALLVNLESVTGTLEDNAANIDQVLAKFPAALRAAADASGNGNWVDVHAPAGPLPDNFLCSVGVMEGCN from the coding sequence GTGAACATCGTGCGGAAATCGAAGGATGCGGTCGCGGCGATCTTCTCGGGACGCCACGACCGCAATGCCGATCCGATCGCGCTCGGCATCGTCGGCATGGTGCTCGTCGCGGTGATCATGCTCGTCGCGGTCTCCCTTCCGCGAGTGAGTTATCTGATCCGTACCGGCTCGTACACAGCAGAATTCGCGAACGCCGCCGGATTGGCGCCGAACGATCCGGTCTATGTCGCCGGTGTTCCGGCCGGACGCGTCGAGACCATGGAACTGGCCGGCGACCGCGTTCTCGTGAAGTTCCGGGTCGACCGGGGGCAGGATCTCGGCGACCGCACCGCCGCGGAAGTCAAGCTCAGGACGATCCTCGGCAAGCGGTATCTGTCCGTCACCCCGGCAGGCGCGGGTGAACTCACAGGCGATCGCATTCCCCTGTCCCGCACCACGGTTCCGTACAGTCTCGACGAGCTGACGACCGACGCCCAGCGGATCGCGGAGGGCCTCGACGTCGACGCGCTCGAGGCCATGATGAAGACCCTTACCGAGACGATGCCGACGAATTCCGAGCAGGTCTCCGACACCCTCGCCGGTGTCGAGGCCACCTCCCGGATGATTGTCCGCAACGACGAGCGGATCACCTCGCTGCTCCGGTCGGCGAAGTCGCTGAGTTCGATCGTCGGTGAGCAGAGCGAGGATGTCGCCCGGCTGGCGGGCAACAGTACGGCGGTCGTGTCGATCCTCGCGGCCCGGAAGGAAGCGCTCGTACTGCTCGTCGACGACCTGCGGCAGTTGCTCACCACGGCGGAGAGTTTCCTCGCCGACAACTCGGCCGACATCGACGCCCTGCTCGTGAATCTCGAATCGGTGACGGGAACGCTCGAGGACAATGCCGCCAACATCGACCAGGTGCTCGCGAAGTTCCCGGCGGCCCTGCGGGCAGCGGCCGACGCATCCGGTAACGGCAACTGGGTCGATGTGCACGCACCGGCCGGCCCGCTTCCCGACAACTTCCTGTGCTCCGTCGGAGTGATGGAGGGGTGCAATTGA